From Vibrio fortis, a single genomic window includes:
- a CDS encoding endonuclease/exonuclease/phosphatase family protein — protein MNRLQKWLITSCLFSGSVLSAPLSISSWNIEWLSTNEAVNKMSVLRDEQDFDQLAHHFEQLNSDIMAFQEVDDIDAIRRVVGPDYRIVMSDRASSRYKANQFQGVNQYTGFVVRQNVEVINKPDIKLETRSGSKLRFASYIVAEYQDKPVHLLSVHLKAGCSGAYKRNNNCDRLKQQAKLLNDWIVEREEKQQAYAVLGDFNHNLSYRGDWLWSVLSDNNQAQLATRSTPAECKVRSNRNKNKTHQFRSLIDHIIVSGDLNTSSTKQYVFPSQDVLKYFLSDHCPVSTRLTH, from the coding sequence GTGAATAGACTTCAAAAGTGGCTTATCACCAGTTGCTTGTTTAGTGGCTCCGTTTTAAGTGCACCTCTAAGCATATCAAGTTGGAATATTGAATGGTTATCAACCAATGAGGCTGTGAATAAAATGAGCGTCCTGCGTGATGAACAAGATTTTGATCAACTTGCTCACCACTTTGAACAACTCAATAGCGACATTATGGCATTTCAAGAGGTCGATGATATCGATGCGATTAGACGAGTCGTAGGTCCCGACTATCGTATTGTCATGTCAGATCGAGCATCGAGTCGATATAAAGCGAATCAATTCCAAGGTGTAAACCAATACACAGGCTTTGTAGTCCGACAAAATGTCGAAGTTATTAATAAACCCGACATCAAGTTAGAGACACGCTCTGGTAGCAAACTGAGGTTTGCAAGCTACATTGTTGCAGAGTACCAAGATAAACCCGTTCACCTACTCTCTGTTCACTTAAAAGCCGGGTGCAGCGGTGCCTACAAGCGCAACAACAATTGTGACCGACTTAAGCAACAAGCCAAGTTATTAAACGACTGGATAGTAGAGCGAGAAGAGAAACAACAAGCCTATGCGGTATTGGGAGACTTCAATCATAATCTATCTTACCGTGGTGATTGGCTTTGGAGTGTACTGAGTGATAACAACCAAGCTCAGTTAGCAACACGCTCGACGCCTGCTGAGTGTAAAGTGCGTTCAAATCGAAACAAGAACAAAACCCACCAATTCCGTTCGTTGATTGATCACATCATTGTTAGTGGCGATCTCAACACCTCTTCAACAAAGCAGTACGTATTCCCATCACAAGACGTTCTTAAGTACTTCTTAAGTGACCACTGCCCTGTATCGACACGTTTAACTCACTAA
- a CDS encoding GNAT family N-acetyltransferase has product MQSADLDGAARVHQQAFVRQTKSKEWLQCNLMASPRFINFVLELDGEVHGYIVWAQKSGFRPEAVLELEQLAVSSEQQGKGLGRTLILDSLKVVKEVLAEQGSTLKHVLVTTRADNFAQQLYKSTLGAEVETTISNLYSADEVLMIARNVGQRI; this is encoded by the coding sequence ATGCAAAGTGCAGACCTCGATGGTGCGGCTAGAGTGCACCAACAAGCGTTTGTACGTCAGACTAAGTCTAAAGAGTGGTTACAGTGTAACTTGATGGCATCGCCTCGATTCATCAATTTTGTATTAGAGCTTGATGGTGAAGTTCATGGCTACATTGTCTGGGCACAAAAGAGTGGCTTTCGTCCAGAAGCTGTCTTAGAGCTTGAACAGTTGGCTGTTTCTAGTGAGCAGCAAGGAAAAGGGCTTGGTAGAACACTGATTCTTGACTCTTTAAAAGTAGTTAAAGAGGTTTTAGCAGAGCAAGGCTCAACGCTTAAACACGTACTCGTCACCACCAGAGCGGATAATTTCGCACAGCAACTGTATAAGTCGACTCTTGGTGCAGAGGTAGAGACAACCATCTCTAATCTGTATTCAGCCGATGAAGTGCTGATGATTGCGAGAAATGTAGGCCAGCGTATTTAA
- a CDS encoding ketoacyl-ACP synthase III translates to MTKFYAEITGWGKCLPPATLSNDDLSTFIDTSDEWIRTRTGIENRRISHVNTSDLATVAAQHAMACAGLTAEDIDIVIVATCSPDSLIPNTASKVQQNLGIKSAAAFDLNAACTGFIYGLETATRLIQAGNYRNAIVIGAERLSFFIDWTKRDTAVLFGDGAGAAVLSRTEKPVGLQQAQIGCDAEGRDILAVPKFGTSMDRFAADNGYWDFDFVGKEIFKRAVKGMGAAAHTVLSRTGISTDNIDVVIPHQANIRIIQTLCDMAGIEREKAFVNIQNYGNTSAATVPIAMCEALEQGAVKPGANILVAAFGAGLTWGAGHITWGDRVEPLATSDACLPESDKSALELLENAILHCKTRPNAQA, encoded by the coding sequence ATGACAAAGTTTTACGCTGAAATTACCGGGTGGGGAAAGTGTCTACCGCCAGCGACGCTCTCCAATGATGACCTCAGTACTTTTATCGATACGTCTGACGAGTGGATTCGTACAAGAACAGGGATTGAAAACAGAAGAATCAGCCATGTAAATACATCGGATTTAGCGACTGTTGCCGCTCAACATGCGATGGCGTGTGCTGGCCTAACAGCAGAAGATATCGACATTGTTATTGTCGCAACTTGCTCTCCAGACTCTCTTATCCCAAATACCGCTTCTAAGGTTCAACAAAATCTAGGCATTAAAAGTGCCGCAGCATTTGATTTGAACGCAGCGTGTACTGGTTTTATCTATGGTTTAGAAACCGCAACTCGCTTAATTCAAGCGGGCAATTACCGAAACGCGATTGTAATTGGCGCAGAACGACTTTCATTCTTTATCGACTGGACTAAGCGAGACACCGCAGTTCTGTTTGGTGATGGTGCAGGTGCAGCTGTTTTGTCACGCACTGAAAAACCAGTTGGTCTACAACAAGCTCAAATCGGCTGTGACGCTGAAGGGCGCGACATTCTTGCTGTACCTAAGTTCGGTACTTCAATGGATCGTTTCGCTGCAGACAACGGTTACTGGGACTTTGATTTTGTTGGCAAAGAGATCTTTAAGCGTGCTGTTAAGGGGATGGGTGCCGCCGCTCATACGGTTCTGAGCCGCACGGGCATCTCAACAGACAACATTGATGTGGTCATTCCACACCAAGCGAACATTCGAATCATTCAAACATTGTGTGATATGGCGGGTATTGAGCGCGAGAAGGCGTTCGTCAATATTCAAAACTACGGCAATACTTCTGCTGCTACGGTTCCAATTGCAATGTGTGAAGCCCTTGAGCAAGGTGCGGTTAAACCGGGTGCGAACATACTTGTGGCTGCATTTGGTGCTGGTTTAACTTGGGGTGCAGGACACATAACATGGGGTGATCGCGTAGAGCCTCTTGCGACATCAGATGCTTGCCTGCCTGAAAGTGATAAGTCTGCTCTGGAGTTATTAGAAAACGCAATTTTACACTGTAAAACGCGCCCTAACGCACAGGCGTAA
- the trxC gene encoding thioredoxin TrxC gives MSTFNTRCPACQGVNRVPSERVSESPTCGKCKSPLLDGAPVEGTSVNFSTLLNSDQPVVVDFWATWCNPCVGFAPVFSDVAAERNGNVRFVKINTEEQQQLAAQFAIRSIPTIMVFKQGKVVDTINGALPKGQFDQWLNQALTK, from the coding sequence ATGTCTACATTCAATACTCGTTGTCCTGCTTGTCAGGGTGTTAACCGTGTCCCTTCTGAGCGTGTTTCAGAAAGCCCGACTTGTGGTAAATGTAAAAGCCCATTATTAGATGGCGCGCCAGTGGAAGGGACAAGCGTGAACTTCTCAACGCTACTTAATAGTGATCAACCTGTCGTGGTCGACTTTTGGGCGACGTGGTGTAACCCATGTGTCGGATTTGCGCCGGTATTTAGTGATGTTGCCGCTGAACGAAACGGCAATGTGCGTTTTGTGAAAATCAACACCGAAGAGCAACAACAGCTTGCGGCTCAATTTGCGATCCGCAGCATTCCAACCATCATGGTATTCAAGCAAGGTAAAGTGGTCGATACGATCAACGGTGCTCTACCGAAAGGTCAATTTGATCAGTGGCTTAATCAAGCTCTAACCAAATAA
- a CDS encoding GMC family oxidoreductase yields the protein MTQYDFVIVGGGSAGCVLASRLSEDPNVEVCLLEAGGKDNSPLIHTPVGVAAIMPTKIHNWGFETVPQQGLNGRKGYQPRGKTLGGSSSINAMMYARGHKYDYDLWQEMGNSGWSYKECLPYFKKAENNEQHKDDYHGQGGPLNVANLRSPSRMIERYLDACESIGVPRNPDINGAEQLGAMATQVTQLNGERCSAAKAYLTPNLARPNLTVVTNATVHKILFEGKTAVGIEYGSKGHAFQIGARKEVILSAGAFGSPQILMLSGVGSREELIKHGLPVVHELVGVGQNLQDHIDLIHSYKCSDKHETFGVSLQMSAEMTKALPLWLKQRTGKMTSNFAEGIGFFCSDDDVTVPDLEFVFVVAVVDDHARKIHMSHGFSSHVTLLRPKTRGSVTLKSANPYDPPEIDPAFFSHPDDMKVMIKGWKKQHQMMESAAFDDVRGANFYPVDETDDKAIEQDIRNRADTQYHPVGTCKMGIASDSNAVVDENLKVYGLERLRVVDASIMPTLVGANTNAPTIMIAEKISERIKKDHGLCAQDSDERAEAVSTA from the coding sequence ATGACGCAGTATGATTTTGTTATCGTCGGTGGCGGCTCTGCAGGCTGTGTCTTAGCATCACGTCTCTCTGAAGATCCCAATGTTGAAGTGTGCCTGTTAGAGGCTGGTGGAAAAGATAATAGCCCATTAATTCATACTCCGGTTGGCGTTGCCGCTATTATGCCGACAAAAATCCATAACTGGGGTTTTGAAACAGTGCCGCAACAAGGCTTGAATGGGCGTAAAGGTTATCAACCTCGTGGAAAAACCTTAGGTGGCTCAAGCTCGATCAATGCCATGATGTATGCACGAGGTCATAAATATGATTATGACTTATGGCAAGAAATGGGCAATTCAGGTTGGAGCTATAAAGAATGCCTCCCGTACTTTAAGAAAGCTGAGAATAACGAACAGCATAAAGACGACTACCATGGGCAAGGAGGACCATTAAACGTAGCGAACCTCCGTAGTCCGAGCCGTATGATTGAGCGTTATTTAGACGCTTGTGAATCCATCGGCGTACCACGCAATCCTGATATTAACGGGGCAGAACAGTTGGGTGCGATGGCGACACAAGTAACGCAACTCAATGGTGAGCGTTGTAGTGCCGCAAAAGCATACTTAACGCCCAACTTAGCCAGACCCAACCTAACTGTGGTTACGAATGCGACCGTTCATAAAATACTGTTTGAAGGAAAAACAGCAGTAGGCATTGAATATGGGTCGAAAGGACATGCATTTCAGATTGGTGCTCGCAAAGAGGTGATCCTATCGGCTGGTGCGTTTGGCTCGCCGCAGATTCTTATGCTGTCAGGCGTTGGCTCACGTGAAGAACTAATAAAGCACGGCTTGCCTGTTGTGCATGAATTGGTGGGCGTTGGGCAAAACTTACAAGATCACATTGACCTTATTCATAGCTATAAGTGCAGCGACAAACATGAAACTTTTGGTGTATCACTTCAGATGAGCGCAGAGATGACCAAAGCGCTGCCCTTATGGCTGAAACAGCGAACTGGCAAGATGACCAGCAACTTCGCCGAAGGTATTGGCTTTTTCTGTTCAGACGATGACGTGACGGTTCCTGATTTAGAATTTGTGTTTGTAGTGGCGGTTGTTGACGATCACGCAAGAAAAATTCATATGAGTCATGGTTTTAGCTCACATGTAACCTTGTTAAGACCTAAGACTCGGGGCTCAGTTACATTGAAAAGTGCTAACCCTTACGATCCACCAGAGATAGACCCAGCATTCTTTAGTCATCCTGATGATATGAAAGTGATGATCAAAGGATGGAAGAAACAACATCAAATGATGGAAAGCGCAGCATTTGATGATGTTCGTGGGGCAAACTTCTATCCCGTGGATGAGACAGATGACAAAGCGATAGAGCAGGACATTAGAAATCGCGCAGACACTCAATATCATCCAGTAGGCACATGCAAAATGGGCATAGCTTCTGATTCAAATGCTGTTGTGGATGAGAATCTAAAAGTCTATGGTTTGGAGCGCTTAAGAGTAGTTGACGCTTCAATTATGCCCACACTCGTCGGGGCTAACACGAATGCACCAACCATTATGATTGCGGAGAAGATCTCAGAGCGGATCAAAAAGGATCATGGTTTATGTGCCCAAGATTCTGATGAGCGAGCTGAGGCTGTGTCGACTGCATAA
- a CDS encoding long-chain-fatty-acid--CoA ligase, whose product MHNLAVNLERSATIFPTKPALRWQDKQMSYQELNRMAGRIAFNLKQIGITHGDKVALSCPNTAEFVIAYYGILKAGGVVVPLNILFKAREVEYHLKDSDAKVFLCHKGDQTLPIAEFGRAGFDRVEGCEHFVLMNDIASGADTLFQQWLDNDVNACIEETQVHAGDDTAVILYTSGTTGQPKGAELSHTNMQTNAMSSQYLMRLEYSDTTLATLPLFHSFGQTVMMNASILTGATIVLIQRFDPSDVIEQIIDHKVSIFAGVPTMYMAILKAGQACQERSDKVKHSLRLGVSGGASMPIEIIRQFEKQFELPILEGYGLSETAPVATFNHIDGDRVAGSVGQPLCGHLIKITDIEGNRVATGELGEICIKSPSVIKGYYKRPQETQESIRDGWFLTGDIGKLDDHGNLFIIDRVKDMIIRGGYNVYPREIEEVLICHPDVEMAAVVGSPDDKLGEEVHAHVVVRELASVNAKEIQAWCRSQLADYKYPRHVYIRTALPMTATGKILKRELSPTQGKEFIHDAV is encoded by the coding sequence ATGCACAACTTAGCGGTAAATCTAGAGCGAAGCGCAACGATATTTCCAACCAAGCCAGCCCTACGATGGCAAGACAAACAAATGAGTTATCAAGAGCTTAATAGGATGGCGGGCAGAATCGCATTCAACTTAAAGCAGATTGGAATAACTCACGGCGATAAAGTGGCGTTGTCTTGTCCAAACACTGCGGAATTTGTCATTGCTTACTACGGTATTCTCAAAGCTGGTGGTGTTGTCGTTCCTCTTAATATCTTATTTAAGGCTCGTGAAGTTGAGTACCATCTCAAAGACTCGGATGCCAAGGTATTTCTATGCCATAAAGGCGACCAAACTCTCCCTATCGCTGAATTCGGTAGGGCGGGTTTTGACCGAGTTGAGGGATGTGAACATTTTGTACTGATGAACGACATCGCTTCAGGGGCTGACACACTTTTCCAACAGTGGTTAGATAACGATGTTAATGCGTGTATCGAAGAGACACAGGTGCACGCTGGCGACGATACGGCGGTAATTCTTTATACCTCTGGAACAACGGGTCAACCGAAAGGAGCAGAACTGTCGCACACCAATATGCAGACTAATGCGATGTCTTCACAGTACCTAATGAGATTGGAATACAGCGACACTACGCTTGCAACACTGCCGCTGTTTCATAGTTTTGGACAGACCGTGATGATGAATGCGAGCATTTTAACGGGTGCAACGATTGTGTTGATTCAACGTTTTGACCCTTCCGATGTCATTGAACAGATCATTGATCATAAAGTGAGTATCTTTGCAGGTGTGCCAACCATGTATATGGCTATCCTTAAAGCAGGACAGGCGTGCCAGGAGCGATCCGATAAAGTCAAACATAGCCTAAGGCTTGGTGTCTCTGGTGGCGCATCAATGCCCATTGAGATCATTCGCCAATTTGAAAAACAGTTTGAATTACCCATTTTAGAAGGCTACGGATTATCAGAAACTGCACCTGTTGCGACCTTTAATCACATAGATGGCGATAGAGTAGCGGGTAGTGTCGGACAACCCTTGTGTGGTCACCTCATTAAGATAACGGATATTGAAGGAAACAGAGTTGCTACTGGTGAGTTGGGTGAGATTTGCATTAAAAGCCCAAGTGTTATAAAGGGCTATTACAAGAGGCCACAGGAAACGCAAGAGAGTATTCGTGATGGGTGGTTTTTGACAGGTGATATTGGCAAGCTGGATGATCACGGCAACCTGTTTATTATTGATCGTGTGAAAGACATGATCATACGTGGTGGCTACAACGTTTACCCACGGGAGATTGAAGAAGTGCTGATCTGTCACCCAGATGTAGAGATGGCAGCCGTCGTCGGGTCACCAGATGATAAGCTTGGAGAAGAGGTCCATGCGCATGTGGTGGTTCGAGAGCTAGCCTCCGTTAATGCCAAAGAGATTCAAGCTTGGTGTCGTAGCCAGCTTGCTGATTATAAGTATCCACGCCATGTGTACATACGTACAGCATTACCAATGACTGCAACGGGTAAGATTCTCAAACGCGAATTGAGCCCAACTCAAGGGAAGGAGTTCATACATGACGCAGTATGA
- a CDS encoding AraC family transcriptional regulator yields MEQCAVYEPDMQAFGILDIHLLLRYLDTRVAIPELLEGSHIDPLQLTAPDAHVSLAQKLAVYSNALAITEEKDLGLNVGLQARFSDFGVLGYAVFSSNTLLDSLVMGFKYLKLAGPVLKKTMSVNEKIGYFRAEQLVDIEGLLPFCCEYWFAAIQSLCEEVMQRPFPSKVIRFPYPEPEYGHRYQEVFHCKVEFNSPQLEWEFDSECLYAPLPTANPITLKMCLNSCDDLLKKISSPSNLREQVTQRFLENPGNYPSIEVLSKQLGMSSRTLRRHLKTSGTSYQEILDHVRFHLAKHYLNSTQFSIEEISERIGFSDSANFRHAFRKWSGVAPRAYRKSIISEPPIE; encoded by the coding sequence ATGGAGCAATGCGCAGTTTATGAACCTGACATGCAAGCATTTGGTATCTTAGATATTCATCTGTTATTGCGCTATCTAGACACTCGAGTAGCTATACCTGAGTTGCTGGAAGGTAGCCATATTGATCCACTACAACTCACTGCGCCCGATGCTCACGTCTCCTTAGCTCAGAAACTTGCCGTCTACAGCAATGCTCTCGCGATCACTGAAGAGAAAGATCTTGGCCTTAATGTCGGACTGCAGGCACGTTTTAGTGACTTTGGCGTATTAGGTTATGCCGTGTTCAGTAGCAACACCTTGTTAGACTCTCTTGTAATGGGGTTTAAATACCTAAAGTTGGCAGGGCCTGTTTTGAAAAAGACGATGTCCGTAAACGAAAAGATTGGTTACTTTCGAGCAGAGCAACTGGTAGATATCGAAGGTCTATTGCCATTTTGTTGTGAGTATTGGTTCGCTGCCATTCAGAGCTTATGTGAAGAAGTGATGCAACGTCCCTTTCCGTCCAAAGTGATCCGTTTTCCCTATCCCGAACCAGAATACGGCCACCGTTATCAAGAGGTATTTCATTGTAAAGTCGAGTTCAACAGCCCCCAACTCGAATGGGAGTTTGACTCTGAGTGTCTATACGCCCCTTTACCTACCGCCAATCCAATCACACTAAAAATGTGTCTGAATTCCTGTGACGATCTATTAAAGAAGATCAGTTCACCGAGTAACCTTCGTGAACAAGTGACTCAACGTTTCTTAGAAAACCCAGGCAACTACCCTTCAATTGAAGTTTTATCTAAGCAGTTAGGAATGTCGTCACGAACATTACGACGTCATTTAAAAACGAGCGGTACTAGCTATCAAGAAATCCTCGATCACGTGCGATTCCACTTAGCAAAACACTATTTAAACTCAACCCAGTTCTCCATTGAGGAGATCTCTGAACGTATTGGTTTTTCCGACAGTGCCAATTTTCGACATGCATTTCGTAAATGGAGTGGCGTTGCACCTCGCGCTTATCGCAAGAGTATAATCAGTGAACCACCTATCGAGTAA
- a CDS encoding MFS transporter, whose translation MDDIQTNTRITVPVIALSFYAIASGYLMSSLPLMLSEYGLESSLSSWLASAFYAGLLAGTLLIERAIAKVGHQRAFVLCLSVFIATILVLPLLPNAAVWLAARFVAGISVAGIFVIVESWLMSGEESQRAKRLAIYMCSLYGGSAVGQLGIGYLGITGGVPFIAMFTLLFGAIIVLQYGQATAPQMHDAQTLSLKQISKLSHSALIGCIVSGLTLGAIYGLMPVELEQRNIAHEDIGGLMALVIIGGMAVQPVVTWLSKYVGQVLLMALFSLMGVASIAMLTLNSGIYVLGISLFALGMATFALYPIAINLGCRNLDPSYLVSVTQVMLLCYSVGSVAGPIIADSFMDSQAGLFTYLFASLLATTIYMLIASLKRSHLQIAGE comes from the coding sequence TTGGACGACATCCAAACCAACACTCGCATTACCGTTCCGGTTATTGCACTCTCTTTCTACGCGATTGCATCAGGTTACTTGATGAGCTCTTTGCCATTAATGCTATCTGAATACGGTCTAGAGAGCTCATTGTCGAGTTGGTTGGCAAGTGCGTTTTATGCAGGTTTATTAGCGGGGACGTTATTGATTGAACGTGCGATAGCAAAAGTCGGTCATCAGAGAGCATTCGTACTCTGTCTAAGTGTGTTTATCGCAACTATACTGGTACTGCCTTTACTGCCAAATGCAGCGGTCTGGCTAGCGGCTCGATTTGTTGCTGGTATCTCTGTTGCTGGTATTTTTGTGATCGTCGAGTCTTGGCTCATGAGCGGAGAAGAGTCTCAACGAGCAAAGCGTTTAGCTATCTACATGTGTTCGCTATACGGCGGCTCTGCAGTTGGTCAGCTAGGCATCGGTTACTTAGGTATTACAGGTGGTGTACCTTTCATCGCGATGTTCACACTACTGTTCGGTGCCATCATTGTATTGCAATACGGACAAGCAACCGCGCCACAAATGCACGACGCTCAAACGCTGTCACTAAAACAGATCAGCAAACTGAGCCACAGCGCGCTGATCGGTTGTATTGTGTCTGGCCTCACTTTAGGTGCTATCTACGGTCTAATGCCAGTAGAGCTTGAGCAGCGTAACATTGCGCATGAAGACATTGGCGGTTTGATGGCATTGGTCATCATTGGCGGCATGGCTGTACAACCTGTTGTGACTTGGCTATCCAAATACGTTGGTCAAGTGTTACTAATGGCACTGTTCAGCTTAATGGGCGTGGCAAGCATCGCAATGCTGACACTTAACTCTGGTATTTACGTGCTAGGTATAAGCCTTTTTGCGTTGGGGATGGCGACATTTGCTCTTTACCCGATTGCGATTAACCTAGGCTGCCGCAACCTAGATCCGAGCTACTTAGTTTCAGTCACTCAAGTGATGTTACTTTGCTACAGCGTAGGTTCAGTTGCCGGCCCGATCATTGCTGACAGCTTTATGGATTCTCAAGCAGGTTTGTTTACTTACTTGTTTGCTTCTTTGCTAGCAACAACGATCTACATGTTGATTGCAAGCCTTAAACGGTCTCACCTACAGATTGCTGGCGAGTAA
- a CDS encoding PAS domain-containing protein — protein MNSITSIRHSLRFTVVVNCLVVTWVACIIATITLELEREYWKTGLVSQYQDLAMTHISNEFGLLKSSTERLLENESLQRFVQSQEQRKRTFAISEQFLKSSLASSIIVQDRMGRITHLDSEMNASFIKAFRELHEPDQQMIFSSSSKLGIDFVDGRIFMFASVSVLDEHQRRPVGLVTVLQEVNADMLKRMSKSIGRSFSFHYTAAGMRLTQVSYDQGYHVAVDKVIQEQGTGFRAEYRVTMADGRVQPANFVITFDARSYDFIDPRYVLLGLVFGIPIVSLLLWIVFSRKVVKPVSHLIDYITDESTYAREQDDKLSMEELPEEMKLIYSRFKKVYINMARQNQFSQVLVGAIGDIIITVDKDGQICYANPAAREWFGVEDKLLIGQPLELFTSNINHETPDVATWLYTCNVKKKRLMCRAELVNIISKTYIYPSDVIVQPIDSEVSAEDVSTSVVVIRVKDTVPVSEYMVS, from the coding sequence GTGAATTCAATTACCTCCATCAGACATTCACTGCGATTTACCGTTGTCGTTAATTGCTTAGTTGTCACGTGGGTGGCGTGCATTATCGCGACTATTACGTTGGAGCTTGAGAGAGAGTATTGGAAAACTGGCTTAGTTAGCCAATACCAAGACTTAGCGATGACGCATATCTCGAATGAATTTGGGCTATTGAAATCGTCGACTGAGCGATTATTAGAAAATGAATCTCTACAACGATTTGTGCAATCTCAAGAACAACGAAAGCGTACATTTGCGATCAGTGAGCAGTTTCTAAAATCCAGTTTAGCAAGTTCGATTATTGTTCAAGATCGTATGGGACGAATCACTCATCTAGATAGCGAAATGAATGCTTCGTTCATCAAAGCATTTCGTGAACTGCATGAACCGGATCAACAGATGATCTTTTCGTCATCAAGTAAGTTAGGAATTGATTTTGTCGATGGTCGCATCTTTATGTTTGCGTCTGTGTCCGTGCTTGATGAGCATCAACGACGTCCGGTTGGGCTGGTTACTGTGCTCCAAGAAGTCAACGCGGATATGCTTAAACGAATGAGTAAGAGCATAGGACGGTCATTCAGTTTTCATTATACCGCTGCTGGAATGCGGTTAACGCAGGTGAGTTACGACCAAGGTTACCATGTCGCAGTCGATAAGGTGATACAAGAGCAAGGTACTGGGTTTCGCGCTGAATATCGAGTAACCATGGCGGATGGAAGAGTACAGCCGGCAAACTTTGTGATTACATTTGACGCTCGAAGCTATGACTTTATCGATCCGCGATACGTGCTACTTGGGCTTGTCTTTGGTATTCCAATCGTGAGTCTTTTATTGTGGATCGTGTTTAGCCGAAAAGTGGTTAAGCCTGTGAGTCATCTCATCGACTACATCACTGACGAGTCAACTTACGCTCGAGAGCAAGATGATAAATTGAGCATGGAAGAGCTCCCAGAAGAGATGAAGCTTATCTATTCGCGTTTCAAAAAAGTGTATATCAATATGGCTCGCCAAAATCAGTTCAGTCAGGTACTGGTAGGCGCGATCGGTGACATCATCATTACCGTCGATAAGGATGGGCAAATCTGTTATGCAAACCCAGCGGCGCGTGAGTGGTTTGGAGTTGAAGATAAATTGCTTATTGGTCAGCCACTTGAACTGTTTACAAGTAACATTAACCATGAGACACCGGATGTCGCGACTTGGCTTTATACCTGTAATGTCAAAAAGAAGCGGTTAATGTGTCGTGCTGAACTGGTCAACATTATCAGCAAAACTTATATTTATCCGTCGGATGTGATTGTGCAGCCAATAGACTCAGAAGTCAGTGCAGAAGACGTATCAACATCGGTGGTTGTTATTCGCGTTAAAGACACGGTTCCTGTCAGTGAATATATGGTGAGCTAA